One window of the Candidatus Bathyarchaeota archaeon genome contains the following:
- a CDS encoding superoxide dismutase has product MGGQNFYVLPSLTYGYDELQPYISETQLQIHHLKHHQAYVNGANAILERLERSRKENMDLDMKSLLKELSFNVGGHILHSLFWENLAPSWKGGGEPGGLVGDIILKEFGSFERFKKEFSQAAVTVEGSGWAALTLCNQTGRPLIMQIEKHNQNVYPAFKVLMVIDVFEHAYYIDYKNDRSKFVAAVWNIINWEKVEERLRKSAGP; this is encoded by the coding sequence TTGGGAGGTCAAAATTTTTATGTCCTGCCAAGCCTTACCTACGGATATGATGAGCTTCAGCCTTACATCTCCGAGACCCAGCTCCAGATACATCACCTCAAGCATCATCAAGCATATGTAAACGGCGCAAACGCCATATTAGAGAGACTTGAAAGGTCGAGAAAAGAAAACATGGACCTCGACATGAAATCGTTGTTGAAAGAGCTGTCATTCAACGTTGGAGGTCATATACTCCACTCGCTTTTCTGGGAGAATTTGGCGCCAAGTTGGAAGGGCGGTGGAGAACCAGGAGGCCTTGTCGGAGACATAATATTGAAAGAGTTTGGGAGCTTTGAACGATTCAAGAAGGAGTTCTCCCAGGCCGCTGTTACTGTTGAGGGCTCAGGTTGGGCCGCGTTGACCCTCTGCAATCAAACTGGTAGGCCCTTAATCATGCAGATTGAGAAGCATAACCAGAACGTTTACCCGGCCTTCAAGGTTTTAATGGTTATAGACGTCTTTGAACATGCGTACTACATAGACTATAAGAACGACAGGTCTAAGTTTGTGGCAGCGGTTTGGAATATCATCAATTGGGAAAAAGTTGAAGAAAGACTGAGGAAATCAGCGGGTCCATGA
- the nth gene encoding endonuclease III gives MENADVRERVLKIIDRLEKEHPDAKIALRYSNPLELLVATMLSAQCTDERVNEVTRSLFKKYRTAEDYAKADLAALEEDIRPTGFYKNKARNLKKACQILVEKFNSEVPRTMEDLLTLPGVARKTANIVLSNAYGIIEGIAVDTHVRRLAERLGLTVNKDQDKIEKDLMEIVPREKWARFTDLLIFHGRRVCSARKPQCDKCVLIDLCPSASTSNP, from the coding sequence ATGGAGAATGCGGATGTTAGGGAAAGGGTTCTTAAAATAATAGATCGCTTGGAGAAGGAGCATCCTGATGCGAAGATAGCCCTGCGATATAGTAATCCGCTTGAGTTGCTGGTTGCAACAATGCTATCCGCCCAGTGCACAGATGAAAGGGTTAACGAAGTAACGCGGAGCCTCTTCAAGAAGTATCGCACTGCAGAGGACTATGCCAAAGCCGACTTAGCCGCACTTGAGGAGGACATAAGGCCAACCGGGTTCTACAAGAATAAGGCTAGAAACCTAAAGAAGGCCTGCCAGATACTTGTCGAGAAGTTTAATTCCGAGGTTCCAAGGACGATGGAGGACCTCTTAACACTTCCAGGCGTAGCGCGTAAGACGGCAAACATAGTGCTTTCAAACGCGTATGGAATAATCGAAGGTATAGCGGTTGACACCCATGTGAGGAGGCTTGCGGAAAGGCTTGGTCTTACTGTGAACAAGGATCAAGATAAGATAGAAAAGGATCTTATGGAGATCGTGCCGAGGGAGAAGTGGGCCAGGTTCACTGACCTTCTGATTTTTCATGGGAGAAGGGTCTGCAGCGCTAGGAAGCCGCAGTGTGACAAATGTGTGCTCATAGATCTATGCCCCTCAGCCTCGACATCTAACCCTTAA